One Xylocopa sonorina isolate GNS202 chromosome 18, iyXylSono1_principal, whole genome shotgun sequence DNA segment encodes these proteins:
- the Rpl28 gene encoding ribosomal protein L28: protein MSVLIRDYFRPFKMSSHLNWMIIRNNNAFLLKKRNINKPFSTEPNNLTNLSSYRYSGLIQKKSVGIVDTPDKKGFTVVYKKAKAVKKPAKSTVRCTMKAGARRSLYKLKRLLTKNKYRVDLTKVALRRASAVLRSQKPLPAKKTRTTKKAD from the exons ATGAGTGTATTAATTCGTGACTATTTCAGGCCATTCAAGATGTCGTCCCATTTAAATTGGATGATTATTCGTAATAACAATgcgtttttattaaaaaaacgcAATATTAACAAGCCATTTTCGACG gaACCTAATAATTTGACCAACCTAAGTAGTTATCGTTATTCTGGTTTAATTCAAAAAAAAAGTGTTGGCATCGTTGACACTCCTGACAAAAAAGGATTCACAGTAGTTTATAAAAAGGCAAAGGCAGTAAAGAAGCCTGCAAAATCTACAGTGCGATGCACAATGAAAGCTGGTGCCCGTCGTTCTTTATACAAATTGAAAAGATTGCTGACAAAGAATAAATATCGTGTAGATCTTACTAAG GTTGCACTACGTCGCGCCAGTGCCGTGTTACGTTCTCAAAAGCCTTTACCTGCTAAAAAGACTCGTACAACTAAAAAGGCTGATTAA